One genomic segment of Profundibacter amoris includes these proteins:
- a CDS encoding autoinducer binding domain-containing protein, with protein sequence MTERSEISPILEELNPLCPAGYALALHITFTTPNFLFQTYSGDWTEHYTQNGLVLFDPVVRWGFENTGVSTWGALAGNDSHDVLKSAADFGLKFGTVIAIVEEDSRTIGGFARPDRDHTEEEIEKLTSLLKKIHHHTIASKDLSEEDQAALKRLSVSLTHG encoded by the coding sequence ATGACGGAACGTTCTGAAATTAGTCCAATTCTGGAAGAGCTAAATCCGTTGTGCCCTGCGGGCTATGCTTTGGCTCTCCATATAACCTTTACAACGCCAAACTTCTTGTTTCAGACCTATTCTGGCGACTGGACCGAGCATTACACACAAAATGGATTGGTGTTGTTTGATCCGGTTGTGCGTTGGGGTTTTGAAAATACCGGTGTTAGCACTTGGGGTGCCCTTGCCGGGAATGATTCGCATGATGTTTTGAAATCTGCCGCCGATTTCGGGCTGAAATTCGGAACTGTTATCGCAATAGTAGAAGAGGATTCGCGCACGATTGGCGGATTCGCCCGTCCGGATCGGGATCACACAGAAGAAGAAATTGAAAAACTGACCTCGCTTTTGAAGAAAATCCACCATCACACGATTGCCTCAAAAGATTTGTCAGAAGAAGATCAGGCAGCCCTGAAACGTCTGTCCGTTTCCCTGACCCACGGTTAA
- a CDS encoding cold-shock protein, translated as MNEHDEMSEEENNMRQPVTGHVKWFDPGKGFGFVVADDGGPDILLHANVLRNFGQSSVADQARIEILVQETDRGMQTVEILKITPPVGTAEGGMSDFSDLEADEELGELEPARVKWFDKAKGFGFANVFGSSADVFIHVEILHRSGLADLQPGEAISIRVTDGERGRMATQVLSWDSSFRSTS; from the coding sequence ATGAATGAGCACGATGAGATGAGCGAAGAAGAAAACAATATGCGCCAACCCGTGACGGGCCATGTGAAATGGTTCGATCCAGGCAAGGGATTCGGTTTCGTGGTTGCTGATGATGGCGGCCCCGATATTCTGTTGCATGCAAATGTATTGCGGAATTTCGGCCAAAGTTCTGTTGCCGATCAGGCCAGAATCGAGATTCTGGTTCAGGAAACCGATCGAGGCATGCAGACGGTCGAAATACTGAAAATCACCCCCCCGGTCGGCACTGCCGAAGGCGGGATGAGTGATTTTTCTGATCTGGAAGCAGACGAGGAACTGGGTGAACTGGAGCCGGCAAGGGTGAAATGGTTCGACAAAGCCAAGGGGTTCGGATTTGCCAATGTGTTCGGAAGCTCGGCAGATGTCTTTATCCACGTTGAAATCCTGCACCGCTCTGGTCTGGCCGATTTGCAACCGGGAGAAGCGATCAGTATCCGCGTCACGGACGGGGAACGGGGCCGTATGGCGACACAGGTCTTGTCCTGGGATTCATCGTTTCGGTCCACATCATGA
- a CDS encoding vitamin B12-dependent ribonucleotide reductase yields MKIERKFTKSGQDAYSDLEFTTTSSEIRNPDGTIVFRLDDCEVPAAWSQVASDVIAQKYFRKAGVPARLKKVKEKGVPEFLWRSVADEAALAELPEEERYGGEISAKQVFNRLAGTWTYWGWKGGYFSKESDARAYFDEMRHMLASQRAAPNSPQWFNTGIHWAYGIDGPAQGHYYVDYKTGKLTKSKSSYEHPQPHACFIQSIADDLVGEGGIMDLWVREARLFKYGSGTGTNFSSLRAAGESLSGGGSSSGLMGFLKIGDRAAGAIKSGGTTRRAAKMVICDADHPDIQEFINWKVLEEQKVASIVAGSKIHEKGLNEIFAAIKAWDGKQEDAVDPKVNETLKLAIRGAKKYAIPETYIKRVLDYAKQGYTAIEFPTYDTDWDSEAYNSVSGQNSNNSIRVTDAFLKAVKDDADWDLINRTDGKVAKTIRARDLWEDVGHAAWSCADPGIQYHDTVNAWHTCPEDGEIRGSNPCSEYMFLDDTACNLASMNLLTFLKDGEFQAEDYMHATRLWTLTLEISVMMAQFPSKEIAQLSYDFRTLGLGYANIGGLLMNMGFSYDSDEGRALCGALTAILTGVSYATSAEIASELGAFDGYARNADHMLRVIRNHRNAAYGNENGYEGLDIKPVPLDHANCPDKRLVELSKTAWDEALALGEKFGYRNAQVSVIAPTGTIGLVMDCDTTGIEPDFALVKFKKLAGGGYFKIINRSVPAALEKQGYGSAQIEEIVSHAVGHGTIGNAPVINHTSLIGHGFGQRELDKIEAALPSAFDIRFVFNQWTLGEDFCAKTLGIPAEKLNDPSFDLLRHLGYSRAEIDAANDHVCGTMTLEGAPHLKEEHYGIFDCANACGKKGKRYLSVNSHIYMMAAAQSFISGAISKTINMANDATIEDCQKAYELSWSLGIKANALYRDGSKLSQPLAAALVEDDEEAEEILTSGSQQEKAAVLAEKIIEKIVIKEVFKSHREKLPSRRKGYTQKAVVGGHKVYLRTGEYEDGNLGEIFIDMHKEGAGFRAMMNNFAIAVSVGLQYGVPLEEFVDAFTFTKFEPAGMVQGNDSIKNATSILDYIFRELAVSYLDRTDLAHVKPEGASFDDLGRGQEEGVSNVQEVSESAASKSLEVLKQISSTGYLRKRVPQQLVVLQGGAGMQAGAVALEGGTDPAAVLQTLVPEVGESTTTTAPAMGMDPVAKAKMQGYEGEACSDCGNYTLVRNGTCMKCNTCGATSGCS; encoded by the coding sequence ATGAAAATAGAGCGCAAGTTCACAAAATCCGGTCAGGACGCATATTCTGATCTTGAATTTACCACAACGTCTTCTGAAATCCGCAACCCTGATGGCACCATTGTGTTCCGTCTGGATGATTGCGAAGTCCCGGCGGCCTGGAGTCAGGTGGCCTCGGACGTAATTGCACAGAAATATTTCCGCAAAGCTGGCGTTCCGGCGCGGCTAAAGAAGGTCAAGGAAAAGGGCGTGCCCGAATTCCTGTGGCGTTCGGTTGCAGACGAGGCCGCTTTGGCCGAATTACCCGAAGAAGAACGCTATGGCGGCGAGATATCGGCCAAGCAGGTGTTCAACCGGCTGGCAGGCACCTGGACCTATTGGGGATGGAAGGGCGGCTATTTCAGCAAGGAATCCGACGCCCGCGCCTATTTTGACGAAATGCGCCACATGCTGGCCAGCCAGCGCGCGGCACCCAACAGCCCGCAGTGGTTCAACACCGGTATTCACTGGGCCTATGGCATCGATGGCCCGGCACAGGGTCACTATTACGTCGATTACAAAACCGGCAAGCTGACCAAATCGAAATCCTCCTATGAACACCCGCAGCCGCACGCCTGTTTCATCCAGTCGATCGCCGATGATCTGGTGGGCGAGGGCGGCATCATGGACCTGTGGGTGCGTGAGGCACGGCTGTTCAAATACGGCTCGGGCACAGGCACCAACTTTTCATCCTTGCGCGCCGCCGGTGAATCGCTGTCGGGCGGCGGGTCGTCCTCGGGTCTGATGGGCTTCCTTAAAATCGGTGACCGTGCCGCTGGCGCGATCAAATCCGGTGGCACCACACGCCGAGCTGCCAAGATGGTGATCTGTGACGCGGACCACCCCGATATTCAGGAATTCATCAACTGGAAAGTTCTTGAAGAACAAAAGGTTGCCTCGATCGTGGCCGGCTCCAAGATCCACGAAAAGGGTCTGAACGAAATCTTTGCCGCGATCAAAGCATGGGACGGCAAGCAGGAAGACGCGGTTGACCCCAAGGTGAACGAGACGCTGAAACTGGCCATCCGCGGCGCAAAGAAATACGCAATTCCGGAAACCTACATCAAACGTGTGCTGGATTATGCCAAACAGGGCTATACCGCGATTGAATTCCCGACCTATGACACGGACTGGGATAGCGAGGCCTATAATTCGGTTTCCGGCCAGAACTCGAACAACTCGATCCGCGTGACCGATGCTTTTCTTAAGGCGGTCAAGGACGATGCCGACTGGGACCTGATCAACCGCACCGACGGCAAGGTGGCCAAAACCATCCGCGCCCGCGATCTGTGGGAAGATGTGGGGCACGCTGCGTGGTCCTGTGCCGATCCGGGCATCCAGTATCACGACACGGTAAACGCCTGGCACACATGCCCCGAAGATGGCGAAATCCGTGGCTCGAACCCTTGTTCGGAATATATGTTCCTGGATGATACCGCCTGTAACCTTGCCAGCATGAACCTGCTGACCTTCCTTAAGGATGGTGAATTCCAGGCCGAAGACTACATGCACGCCACCCGCCTGTGGACGCTGACGCTGGAAATTTCGGTGATGATGGCGCAATTCCCATCTAAGGAAATCGCGCAATTATCCTATGATTTCCGCACCTTGGGCCTTGGCTATGCCAATATCGGCGGCTTGCTGATGAACATGGGCTTTTCCTATGATAGCGACGAGGGCCGCGCTCTTTGTGGCGCCCTGACCGCCATTCTGACCGGTGTTTCCTATGCGACATCGGCGGAAATTGCCTCGGAACTGGGTGCGTTTGACGGTTACGCCCGAAACGCCGACCACATGCTGCGGGTGATCCGCAACCACCGCAACGCGGCCTATGGCAACGAAAACGGTTACGAGGGGCTGGATATCAAACCGGTGCCGCTGGATCATGCCAATTGCCCGGATAAACGGCTGGTAGAACTGTCCAAAACCGCCTGGGACGAAGCCTTGGCGCTGGGGGAGAAATTCGGCTACCGCAATGCGCAGGTTTCGGTGATTGCCCCGACGGGCACAATCGGTCTGGTGATGGATTGTGACACCACCGGCATTGAACCCGATTTCGCGCTGGTGAAGTTCAAGAAACTGGCCGGTGGCGGTTATTTCAAGATCATCAACCGCTCGGTTCCGGCCGCGCTGGAAAAGCAGGGTTATGGCTCGGCGCAAATCGAGGAAATCGTTTCCCACGCTGTTGGCCACGGCACCATCGGCAATGCGCCGGTGATCAACCACACGTCATTGATCGGGCACGGCTTTGGCCAGCGCGAACTGGACAAGATCGAAGCGGCCCTGCCGTCGGCATTCGACATCCGGTTCGTATTCAACCAGTGGACATTGGGCGAAGATTTCTGCGCCAAGACACTGGGTATTCCGGCCGAAAAGCTGAACGATCCATCATTTGACCTGCTGCGCCACCTTGGCTATTCCCGCGCAGAAATTGATGCGGCCAATGACCACGTTTGCGGCACCATGACGCTGGAAGGTGCGCCGCACCTGAAGGAAGAGCACTACGGTATCTTTGATTGCGCCAATGCTTGCGGTAAAAAAGGCAAGCGTTATCTGTCGGTTAACAGCCATATCTACATGATGGCCGCCGCCCAGTCGTTTATCTCGGGCGCGATTTCCAAGACCATCAACATGGCCAATGACGCGACAATCGAGGACTGCCAAAAGGCCTATGAACTGAGCTGGTCCTTGGGCATCAAGGCCAACGCACTTTACCGTGACGGCTCGAAACTAAGCCAGCCATTGGCCGCGGCGCTGGTCGAGGACGACGAAGAGGCCGAGGAAATCCTTACATCCGGCAGCCAGCAGGAAAAAGCGGCTGTTCTGGCGGAAAAGATCATCGAAAAGATCGTGATCAAAGAGGTCTTCAAAAGCCACCGCGAAAAACTGCCGTCCCGTCGCAAGGGCTATACCCAAAAGGCGGTTGTCGGCGGGCACAAGGTTTACCTGCGCACCGGCGAATATGAAGACGGCAACCTTGGCGAAATCTTTATCGACATGCACAAGGAAGGTGCGGGTTTCCGCGCCATGATGAACAACTTTGCCATCGCGGTTTCGGTGGGCCTGCAATACGGCGTGCCGCTCGAGGAATTCGTCGATGCCTTTACCTTCACAAAATTCGAACCTGCGGGCATGGTACAAGGCAATGACAGCATCAAGAACGCCACATCCATTCTGGACTATATCTTCCGCGAACTGGCCGTGTCCTATCTGGACCGCACGGACCTTGCGCATGTGAAACCCGAAGGGGCATCATTTGACGATCTGGGTCGTGGTCAGGAAGAGGGCGTTTCCAACGTGCAGGAAGTCAGCGAGAGTGCGGCCAGCAAGTCGCTGGAAGTGCTGAAGCAGATTTCCTCGACCGGATATCTTCGCAAGCGGGTGCCACAGCAACTGGTGGTACTGCAAGGCGGGGCAGGGATGCAGGCAGGTGCGGTGGCACTGGAAGGCGGCACCGATCCGGCGGCAGTATTGCAAACACTGGTACCCGAGGTTGGCGAAAGCACAACAACGACAGCACCGGCAATGGGGATGGACCCCGTCGCCAAGGCAAAAATGCAGGGCTACGAGGGCGAAGCCTGTAGCGATTGCGGAAACTACACACTGGTGCGCAACGGCACCTGTATGAAATGCAACACTTGCGGGGCGACCAGCGGGTGTAGCTAA
- the gpt gene encoding xanthine phosphoribosyltransferase → MSDRLPHEKGFHISWDQIHRDSRALAWRLDGKGPDDGAWKAIVAITRGGMAPAMIIARELDVRTVDTISIKSYDHQQQSEAKVLKSPDADMMGDGEGVLIIDDLVDTGKTLEVVKTLYPKAHIATVYAKPMGRPMVDSFITEVSQDTWIFFPWDMALQYVEPYRGKD, encoded by the coding sequence ATGAGCGATCGCCTCCCCCATGAAAAAGGGTTTCACATCAGCTGGGACCAGATCCACCGCGACAGCCGCGCATTGGCGTGGCGGCTGGATGGCAAAGGGCCGGATGACGGCGCATGGAAAGCCATCGTCGCGATCACACGCGGTGGCATGGCCCCCGCGATGATCATTGCCCGCGAGCTGGACGTGCGCACGGTAGATACCATCAGCATCAAATCCTACGACCACCAGCAGCAATCCGAGGCCAAGGTTCTGAAATCCCCCGACGCGGACATGATGGGCGATGGCGAAGGTGTCCTGATCATCGACGATCTGGTCGACACCGGCAAAACGCTGGAAGTGGTGAAAACCCTGTATCCCAAGGCCCATATCGCCACGGTTTACGCCAAGCCGATGGGCCGCCCGATGGTGGACAGTTTCATCACCGAGGTCTCGCAGGATACATGGATCTTCTTTCCGTGGGATATGGCCCTGCAATATGTCGAACCCTACCGCGGCAA
- the pdxH gene encoding pyridoxamine 5'-phosphate oxidase, whose product MTKRSGIFSGDDPFRLARQWLGEAEAVEPNDPNAIALATVDPDGMPNVRMVLLKEIEPEGFVFYTNYESAKGLEIEGNGKAAFVMHWKSLRRQIRVRGFVEKVEDALSDAYFNSRSLQSRLGAWASHQSQPLTTRAALMAEVAKVTAKHGPNPKRPPYWGGYRIVPTEIEFWADGAFRLHDRFRWSRDKIHDSWNIQRLNP is encoded by the coding sequence ATGACAAAGCGATCCGGTATCTTTTCAGGGGATGATCCCTTCAGACTTGCCCGCCAATGGCTGGGCGAGGCCGAAGCCGTGGAACCCAATGATCCGAACGCGATAGCCCTGGCTACTGTTGACCCGGATGGTATGCCCAATGTACGAATGGTTCTATTGAAAGAAATAGAACCGGAAGGTTTTGTTTTCTATACTAATTACGAAAGTGCGAAAGGGCTGGAAATAGAAGGAAACGGCAAGGCTGCTTTTGTCATGCATTGGAAATCCTTGCGTCGGCAAATCAGGGTGCGCGGTTTTGTGGAAAAGGTTGAAGATGCCCTGTCGGATGCCTATTTCAATAGCAGGTCATTACAAAGCCGATTGGGGGCTTGGGCCTCGCACCAATCGCAACCATTAACAACACGCGCAGCTTTGATGGCAGAAGTTGCAAAAGTAACAGCAAAACACGGGCCAAACCCGAAGCGCCCCCCGTATTGGGGCGGATACCGGATTGTCCCGACGGAAATAGAGTTTTGGGCCGACGGAGCATTCAGATTGCATGACCGGTTCCGGTGGTCCCGTGATAAAATACACGACAGTTGGAATATCCAGCGTCTGAACCCGTAA
- a CDS encoding helix-turn-helix transcriptional regulator, whose product MKDFDTTSVFSDFALAGYYLALRVGFAFPVFEQNKLPTEWVKIYTSQGFILHDPVMKWVYTNTGAVRWSEIAQDDPMGVLGLASTYSLRFGAAISCVDNDQTGQRSFGSFARSDREFSDEEIARLSEEIIRLHIATKPPSNLTKAEKEVLAMVKNGMLLKQMAAELGVSQGAIKQRLKNAKLKLNANNSAQAATKAMEFGLI is encoded by the coding sequence ATGAAAGATTTTGATACCACTTCGGTATTTTCTGATTTCGCGCTTGCAGGCTATTACTTGGCCTTGCGGGTCGGGTTTGCATTTCCTGTATTCGAGCAAAATAAATTACCGACAGAGTGGGTGAAAATCTATACATCCCAAGGGTTTATATTGCATGATCCGGTAATGAAATGGGTTTATACAAATACAGGCGCTGTGCGCTGGAGCGAAATCGCCCAAGATGACCCAATGGGTGTTCTGGGTTTGGCTTCAACCTATTCCTTGCGGTTCGGTGCGGCAATCTCTTGCGTTGATAACGACCAGACCGGGCAGCGTAGTTTCGGGTCATTTGCCCGTTCGGACCGGGAATTCTCGGATGAGGAAATTGCGCGGCTGTCAGAAGAAATTATCCGCCTTCATATTGCGACAAAACCGCCTAGTAATTTAACCAAGGCAGAAAAAGAAGTATTGGCCATGGTGAAGAACGGTATGTTGCTAAAACAGATGGCAGCCGAGCTGGGTGTATCCCAGGGGGCGATCAAGCAACGATTGAAAAATGCCAAACTCAAGCTGAATGCAAACAACAGCGCACAGGCGGCCACAAAGGCGATGGAGTTCGGTTTGATCTGA
- a CDS encoding acyl-homoserine-lactone synthase — protein MENITFNMSELHQYGTAYFDYLALRKHFFVDTLGWDIPHNDIYEMDQYDNPLAYYSLVLHDGKVIGGARGMPTTSSWGDYTYMLRDAVQGKLAEIPKSIMGDEIRTPKVWECTRLVISDDLESAEDRQKCLALVVDGLARTASKEGAAELIALMRPPFMRALRQLGYNANLIGKPYQNREDGRKYGVLSMSAKPVTRIQPAERPTAKVLPIHQDLELRQTA, from the coding sequence ATGGAAAACATCACCTTCAACATGTCCGAGCTGCATCAGTACGGAACCGCCTATTTTGATTACCTTGCTTTACGCAAACATTTTTTTGTCGATACCCTGGGTTGGGATATTCCGCACAATGACATCTACGAGATGGACCAGTATGATAATCCACTGGCTTATTATTCGTTGGTGTTGCATGATGGCAAGGTGATTGGCGGAGCGCGTGGCATGCCGACCACATCCTCGTGGGGGGATTATACATATATGTTGCGCGACGCTGTTCAGGGAAAACTGGCCGAAATCCCCAAAAGCATTATGGGTGACGAGATCAGAACACCAAAGGTTTGGGAATGCACACGTCTGGTCATTTCGGATGATCTGGAAAGTGCCGAGGATCGCCAGAAATGTTTGGCCCTGGTTGTTGACGGTTTGGCAAGAACCGCCAGCAAGGAAGGTGCGGCAGAACTGATTGCACTGATGCGTCCCCCCTTTATGCGGGCACTGCGCCAATTGGGCTACAATGCAAACCTGATCGGCAAGCCTTATCAGAATCGGGAAGACGGCCGTAAATACGGTGTTCTCAGCATGTCTGCGAAACCTGTAACCCGGATTCAGCCAGCAGAACGTCCAACTGCCAAAGTTCTTCCGATCCACCAAGATCTGGAACTGCGCCAAACCGCATAA
- the fabI gene encoding enoyl-ACP reductase FabI — protein sequence MSTGLLQGKRGLIMGLANDKSIAWGIAKACADAGAELAFSYMGDAFKKRVEPLAAKLGTEMLFDCDASNADSLDAMFAALEKEWGTLDFVVHAIGFSDKSELRGRYVDTSPENFRMTMDVSVYTFTAVTQRAIKMMPDGGSILTLTYYGAEQVMPHYNVMGVAKAALEASVKYLAEDLGKDNIRVNAISAGPIKTLAASGIGDFRYILKWNELNSPLRRNVTQDEVGKSALYLLSDLASGVTGENLHVDAGYHVVGMKAVDAPDIDVVTGRK from the coding sequence ATGTCAACAGGATTACTACAGGGAAAACGCGGGCTGATTATGGGCCTTGCCAACGACAAATCCATCGCATGGGGCATCGCCAAGGCCTGCGCCGATGCGGGTGCCGAACTGGCGTTCTCTTATATGGGGGATGCGTTCAAGAAACGGGTCGAACCATTGGCGGCGAAACTGGGCACGGAAATGTTGTTTGATTGCGATGCATCGAATGCGGACTCGCTGGATGCAATGTTTGCGGCGCTGGAAAAGGAATGGGGTACGCTGGATTTTGTCGTGCATGCCATTGGTTTTTCCGACAAATCCGAACTGCGCGGGCGTTATGTTGACACCTCGCCGGAAAATTTCCGCATGACGATGGATGTTTCCGTATACACCTTTACCGCCGTAACCCAGCGGGCAATCAAGATGATGCCCGATGGTGGATCAATCCTGACATTGACCTATTATGGCGCGGAACAGGTGATGCCGCATTATAACGTGATGGGCGTGGCCAAGGCCGCATTGGAAGCCTCGGTGAAATATCTGGCCGAGGATCTGGGCAAGGACAACATTCGCGTCAACGCCATTTCCGCAGGCCCGATCAAAACGTTGGCCGCCTCGGGCATTGGCGATTTTCGCTATATCCTGAAATGGAACGAACTGAACTCGCCTCTGCGACGTAATGTGACACAGGACGAGGTCGGAAAATCGGCACTTTACCTGCTCAGCGACCTTGCGTCGGGTGTTACGGGTGAAAATCTGCATGTGGACGCCGGTTATCACGTTGTCGGTATGAAGGCCGTAGATGCCCCCGATATTGATGTGGTTACGGGGCGCAAATGA
- a CDS encoding DUF192 domain-containing protein: MIAFLTLGAGFAQASETCSTSAVDIRGDWGQAHFNVEVADDAEEQQKGLMFREKMSASAGMLFVYERPHTARFWMKNTLIPLDMLFLDETGRVTRIAENAKPLDETPIDGGDNVLMILEINGGMARGLGITVGSELRHPAFDSAIAAWPCPTE; this comes from the coding sequence TTGATTGCTTTCTTGACCCTCGGGGCGGGTTTTGCGCAAGCAAGCGAAACCTGCTCGACCAGTGCCGTTGATATTCGCGGGGACTGGGGGCAGGCGCATTTCAATGTTGAAGTGGCCGATGATGCCGAGGAACAGCAAAAAGGGCTGATGTTTCGCGAGAAAATGTCGGCCAGCGCCGGCATGCTGTTTGTTTATGAACGCCCCCATACTGCGCGGTTCTGGATGAAAAACACGCTGATCCCGCTGGATATGCTTTTTCTGGACGAAACCGGTCGTGTGACCAGAATTGCCGAAAATGCCAAACCGCTGGATGAAACCCCGATTGATGGCGGTGACAATGTGCTGATGATTCTGGAAATCAATGGCGGCATGGCGCGCGGGCTGGGAATCACCGTGGGCAGCGAGCTGCGCCATCCGGCGTTTGATTCGGCGATTGCGGCCTGGCCTTGTCCGACAGAATGA